A section of the Labrus mixtus chromosome 15, fLabMix1.1, whole genome shotgun sequence genome encodes:
- the LOC132990218 gene encoding uncharacterized protein LOC132990218 codes for MEVYHTVIFFFFLSLQDENFGVISAEAVTFYIVLEGENVEVGCSTSEETTIKFFCREECSLKDVIIQTPRVSAQEGRFSIEWKQRPQTRSGDVSVKVSQLTKSDSGRYRCGLGSSLSSASYTDIEIIVVDARLEGNRREAVRATTGGSFTAACSFPVSSIFGLRSAFFCKDECLFMLIESVDKTKQSGRYSIRYVQFPTGGSVYVSISQLTPSDSGRYRCGLTRNAFRDLERTFEVFVADVSTTPKHNLIPSTSVPSAATTPSKHVAVTPIPTEQSGTTTTTEMLLYAGLTLVALVVLLSLITIIFCRRKFSKPKDTPMETEFTSVTETNRAYEDLSEDKRRGSLPYEHAVYTKPNGLEIDHEYSTVSRARSHHAAEDDSGNITYSELNFTNPTTASLNRAPSDLTMVIYSSPREM; via the exons ATGGAAGTCTATCACACtgtgatcttcttcttcttcctct CTCTGCAGGATGAAAACTTTGGTGTCATTAGTGCAGAAGCGGTAACTTTCTACATAGTACTTGAAGGAGAAAATGTGGAAGTCGGATGCTCGACTTCTGAAGAAACAACCATAAAGTTTTTCTGCAGAGAAGAATGTAGTCTGAAGGACGTCATCATACAAACACCTCGTGTCAGCGCTCAAGAAGGCAGATTCAGCATTGAATGGAAGCAGAGACCACAAACTCGATCCGGAGATGTTTCTGTGAAAGTCTCACAGCTGACCAAGTCTGACTCCGGACGCTACAGGTGTGGTCTCGGTTCATCTTTATCATCAGCTTCATACACGGACATTGAAATCATCGTTGTAGACG CACGGCTGGAAGGAAACAGAAGAGAAGCTGTTAGAGCAACAACTGGAGGGAGTTTCACAGCAGCATGCTCTTTCCCTGTGTCTTCAATTTTCGGTTTGAGAAGTGCATTCTTCTGCAAGGACGAATGTTTGTTCATGTTAATTGAATCAGTTGATAAAACAAAGCAGTCTGGCAGATATTCCATCAGATATGTACAATTTCCAACTGGAGGATCTGTGTATGTGAGCATCTCACAGCTGACCCCGTCTGACTCAGGACGGTACAGGTGTGGTCTGACAAGAAATGCTTTCCGTGATCTTGAGCGCACATTCGAGGTCTTTGTCGCAGACG TCTCAACAACACCAAAACATAATTTAATACCCTCAACATCAGTCCcatcagcagcaacaacacCGAGCAAACATGTAGCTGTGACCCCGATACCCACCGAGCAGTCTggaacaacaacgacaacag AAATGTTGCTGTACGCAGGACTGACCCTGGTCGCCCTGGTTGTCCTGTTATCGCTCATTACGATCATATTCTGCAGAAGGAAGTTTTCAAAACCAAAGG ACACTCCAATGGAAACAGAGTTCACATCTGTCACAGAG ACCAACCGAGCATATGAAGACCTGAGTGAGGACAAACGGAGAGGATCCCTTCCTTACGAACACGCCGTGTATACCAAACCGAATGGATTAGAAATCGACCATGAATACAGCACTGTCAGTAGAGCCAGGTCTCATCATGCA GCTGAAGATGACTCTGGTAACATCACCTACTCTGAGTTGAATTTTACCAATCCTACGACCGCCTCGCTCAACCGCGCCCCCAGTGATCTGACAATGGTCATCTACTCATCACCTCGAGAGATGTGA